One stretch of Gemmatimonadaceae bacterium DNA includes these proteins:
- a CDS encoding PQQ-binding-like beta-propeller repeat protein — MAAAFIVAPALGSAQQVASKSFSTASGEWPSYTGDTRGSRYSPLDQITAANFGTLEVAWRFKTDQLGPRPEFKLEGTPLMVGGVLYTTGGTRRAVVALDATTGELLWMHSENEGERGAAAPRPLSGRGLSYWTDGKSARILYTTPGYRLVALDARTGARILSFGDSGAVDLKKDMDSPVLPDLVTGEIGYQGAPVIGRDVVIIGAAFREGGAPKSYRNNKGDIRGFDVRTGRKLWTFHTIPRKGEFGYDTWLDGSADNAGNTGVWTQITVDEELGLVYLPVESPTGDYYGGHRPGNNLYGESLVCVDLRTGVRKWHYQMVRHPIWDFDLAAAPILADITVDGKAVKSVAVPTKQGILYMFDRVTGKPVFPFEERAVEKGEVPGEWYAPTQPMPTKPAAYARNGVTLNDLIDFTPALKDAGVAMASRFKLGPIFTPPVLSKSEGPLATFTNGPTNGGSNWPGGSYDPDTHMLYVSATNASPSPLGLVVPPPGASDMRYVRGFAPQPGGGRGGGGFTVQGLPLLKPPYGTISAINLDRGDIVWQVPHGETPDAIRNHEALKGVTVPRTGQAGSVGTLVTKTLVIAGDPEVTTVAPRPRGAMLRAYDKASGKEVGGVMMPAPQSGSPMTYAVNGRQYIVVAVSGGPYSGEYIAFRLPTAGPR, encoded by the coding sequence CTGGCTGCTGCGTTCATCGTGGCGCCGGCGCTTGGGTCGGCCCAGCAAGTCGCAAGCAAGTCGTTCAGCACCGCCAGCGGCGAGTGGCCCAGTTACACCGGTGACACGCGTGGCTCGCGCTATTCGCCATTGGACCAGATCACCGCCGCCAATTTCGGCACGCTGGAGGTGGCCTGGCGATTCAAGACCGATCAACTGGGTCCGCGTCCGGAGTTCAAGCTGGAAGGCACACCACTCATGGTGGGGGGCGTGCTGTACACCACCGGCGGCACTCGACGGGCGGTGGTGGCGCTCGACGCGACGACGGGCGAACTGCTGTGGATGCACAGCGAGAACGAAGGCGAACGCGGGGCCGCGGCTCCACGCCCGCTCTCCGGCCGTGGCCTGTCGTATTGGACCGATGGCAAGAGCGCGCGCATTCTGTATACCACGCCCGGGTATCGACTGGTGGCGCTGGACGCGCGTACGGGTGCGCGCATTCTGAGCTTCGGTGACAGCGGTGCGGTGGATCTCAAGAAGGACATGGACTCGCCGGTGTTGCCGGATCTTGTCACCGGTGAAATCGGCTATCAGGGTGCGCCAGTGATCGGGCGCGATGTGGTGATCATCGGTGCCGCGTTCCGTGAGGGGGGCGCGCCCAAGTCATATCGGAACAACAAGGGCGACATTCGCGGTTTTGATGTGCGCACGGGCCGGAAGCTGTGGACCTTTCATACCATTCCGCGCAAAGGCGAGTTTGGTTACGACACGTGGTTGGATGGATCGGCTGACAATGCCGGCAACACAGGTGTGTGGACGCAGATCACCGTTGACGAGGAACTTGGGCTGGTGTATTTGCCCGTCGAGTCGCCCACCGGCGACTACTACGGCGGCCATCGTCCGGGCAACAATCTCTATGGCGAAAGTCTGGTGTGCGTGGATCTGCGTACCGGCGTGAGAAAGTGGCACTACCAGATGGTACGGCATCCCATCTGGGATTTCGATCTCGCGGCGGCGCCGATTCTTGCCGATATCACGGTTGACGGAAAAGCGGTGAAGAGTGTGGCGGTACCCACCAAGCAGGGCATTCTGTACATGTTTGATCGCGTCACCGGCAAGCCGGTATTCCCCTTCGAGGAGCGGGCCGTGGAGAAGGGCGAGGTGCCCGGCGAATGGTATGCGCCCACACAGCCTATGCCCACGAAACCGGCTGCCTATGCGCGCAACGGCGTCACGCTGAACGATCTGATTGACTTCACGCCGGCGCTCAAGGACGCAGGCGTGGCGATGGCCTCGCGTTTCAAACTGGGACCCATCTTCACGCCGCCGGTACTCAGCAAATCAGAAGGGCCACTGGCCACTTTCACGAATGGTCCCACCAACGGCGGCTCCAACTGGCCTGGTGGCTCGTACGATCCGGACACGCACATGCTGTACGTGTCGGCAACCAACGCCTCGCCGTCGCCGCTTGGGCTGGTGGTGCCGCCGCCGGGGGCGTCGGATATGCGCTACGTGCGCGGCTTCGCCCCACAGCCCGGCGGTGGGCGCGGAGGCGGTGGATTCACCGTGCAGGGATTGCCGCTGCTTAAACCGCCCTACGGGACGATCTCGGCCATCAATCTCGATCGTGGCGATATCGTGTGGCAGGTGCCCCACGGTGAGACCCCCGACGCGATTCGCAATCACGAAGCGCTCAAGGGTGTGACTGTGCCACGCACGGGTCAGGCGGGCAGTGTCGGGACGTTGGTGACGAAGACGCTGGTGATTGCCGGTGATCCGGAAGTCACCACCGTCGCACCGCGTCCGCGCGGCGCGATGCTGCGCGCGTACGACAAAGCCAGCGGCAAGGAAGTGGGCGGCGTGATGATGCCCGCACCGCAAAGCGGATCACCCATGACGTATGCCGTGAACGGACGCCAGTACATCGTGGTGGCGGTCAGTGGCGGTCCGTATTCGGGCGAGTACATCGCGTTTCGTTTGCCAACGGCCGGCCCACGGTGA
- a CDS encoding cytochrome c: MGLFAALVVVPALASGARGTTPRVPSRTRDRSTWDSVFTAEQAARGQTSYNQTCARCHRETLAGGDEAPALTGSAFMSSWNGQTLDELHERVRTSMPTDTPGVYARPMITDVIAFMLRFNGFPAGAVELTHENEALKGIRFVAAKP, from the coding sequence GTGGGCCTGTTTGCCGCGCTGGTGGTGGTCCCCGCGCTGGCCAGCGGTGCGCGAGGAACGACCCCGCGCGTGCCGTCGCGCACGCGTGATCGGTCCACCTGGGACAGCGTGTTTACCGCCGAGCAGGCAGCGCGTGGGCAGACGTCATACAATCAGACCTGTGCGCGGTGTCATCGCGAAACGCTGGCGGGCGGTGACGAAGCGCCGGCGCTGACCGGCAGCGCATTCATGAGCAGCTGGAACGGCCAGACGCTGGACGAATTGCATGAGCGGGTGCGCACGTCCATGCCCACCGATACGCCGGGTGTCTATGCCAGACCGATGATCACCGACGTGATTGCTTTTATGCTGCGTTTCAACGGCTTCCCGGCCGGCGCGGTTGAACTGACGCACGAGAACGAAGCGCTGAAAGGAATCCGGTTCGTCGCGGCGAAACCGTAA
- a CDS encoding sulfatase: MKWHALLVMWAVVHVPIQASAQRPRVTRPNILYIMTDDHAAHAIGAYGSRVNRTPNLDRLAREGAMLTRVFATNSICTPSRAAILTGQYSHVNGVTVFNRFDSERMTVARLLQQGGYYTGMIGKWHLGSDPVGFDRWEILPGQGVYFDPVFYTATGESTYTGRYATDVITDRALEVLRHRPRDKPFFVMVHHKAPHRPWEPDSAHAAQFAGQRIPEPVTLWDTYATRTDALHENQQRVAADLTNRDLKMVPPPGLAGPALNQWRAIKPDSVTTVLEGKTVTLKGEPLIRWKYQRYMQDYLATVQSVDDNVGRLLAYLDSSGLARNTMVIYTSDQGFFLGDHGLFDKRFMYEESIRMPFLVRWPAGIAPRTTSNAMALNVDFAPTFLDVAGLPASPEMQGRSLLPVLRGRTPADWRTSMYYRYYHDPGDHNTRAHYGVRTETHKLIYFWTKDQYELFDLVNDPYELHNLYGQPGLSALTATLKTELARLKRAVRDDDRFANDQFPNGVDGLVARLRGK; encoded by the coding sequence ATGAAGTGGCACGCCTTGTTGGTCATGTGGGCGGTCGTGCACGTGCCGATCCAGGCGTCGGCCCAGCGCCCGCGGGTCACTCGTCCGAACATTCTGTACATCATGACGGATGACCATGCCGCGCACGCTATCGGTGCCTATGGATCACGTGTCAACCGGACGCCCAATCTGGACCGCCTGGCCCGCGAAGGCGCCATGCTCACGCGTGTGTTTGCCACGAACTCCATTTGCACGCCAAGCCGGGCGGCCATCCTCACCGGCCAGTATTCGCATGTGAACGGCGTGACCGTGTTCAATCGGTTCGACAGTGAGCGCATGACGGTGGCGCGATTGCTGCAGCAGGGCGGGTACTACACGGGGATGATCGGCAAGTGGCATCTCGGCAGCGATCCGGTGGGTTTCGATCGCTGGGAAATCCTGCCGGGTCAAGGCGTGTATTTCGATCCCGTGTTCTACACGGCCACGGGCGAGTCCACGTATACGGGTCGCTACGCGACTGACGTGATTACCGATCGCGCGTTGGAGGTGCTGCGGCATCGACCACGCGACAAGCCGTTCTTTGTCATGGTGCACCATAAGGCGCCGCATCGTCCGTGGGAACCGGACTCGGCACACGCGGCGCAGTTTGCCGGACAACGAATTCCTGAGCCGGTCACACTGTGGGATACATATGCCACGCGCACCGATGCGCTGCACGAAAACCAGCAACGGGTTGCGGCCGATCTCACCAACCGAGATCTCAAGATGGTGCCGCCCCCGGGCCTGGCAGGGCCGGCCCTCAACCAGTGGCGTGCCATCAAGCCGGATTCCGTCACCACGGTGCTTGAAGGGAAAACCGTCACCCTGAAAGGCGAGCCGTTGATCCGTTGGAAATACCAGCGGTACATGCAGGACTATCTGGCCACCGTGCAGTCGGTGGACGACAACGTGGGACGCCTGCTGGCATACCTGGACTCCAGTGGCCTCGCGCGGAACACCATGGTCATCTACACCAGCGATCAGGGGTTTTTCCTTGGCGACCACGGGCTGTTCGACAAGCGCTTTATGTACGAGGAGTCCATCCGCATGCCGTTCCTTGTGCGCTGGCCGGCGGGCATTGCGCCGCGCACCACCAGCAACGCGATGGCGCTCAATGTGGATTTCGCGCCCACGTTTCTTGACGTCGCGGGACTCCCCGCGTCGCCCGAGATGCAGGGACGGAGTCTGCTGCCCGTGCTGCGCGGGCGCACGCCGGCCGACTGGCGCACGTCGATGTACTATCGCTACTACCACGACCCGGGCGATCACAATACGCGGGCGCACTACGGCGTCCGCACCGAAACGCACAAGCTGATCTACTTCTGGACCAAGGATCAGTACGAGCTGTTCGATCTGGTCAACGATCCGTACGAATTGCACAACCTGTATGGGCAGCCCGGCCTGTCCGCGCTTACCGCCACACTCAAGACCGAGCTGGCCCGTCTCAAGCGGGCGGTGCGTGATGACGATCGGTTTGCCAACGACCAGTTTCCCAATGGGGTCGATGGTCTGGTGGCGCGGCTGCGGGGGAAATAG
- a CDS encoding glycoside hydrolase family 127 protein — translation MDSHRRTFLKASAATTAAFTLSPLLTKAEATESAPDTLGRLNETDTAPLAFERRMVRAQPVPLERVRVTGGPLKQAQDLTATYLLSLEPDRMLAYYRVRAGLTQKAEPYTGWDGGGRNLTGHIAGHHLSGVSLMYKATGDARFRERADYIVRELDEVQRVNGDGYVGALEGLREAFAKVSKGEIKSGGFDLNGLWSPWYTLHKTYAGLRDAYRHTGSALALKVEIKFAAWAEQVLAPLTETQMQSMLNTEHGGMNEILADLYADTGDARWLALSRRFEHQAFTTPLKRHQDNLSGKHGNCQIPKLMGSAARYGYTGDMDDIVAASFFFDRVARHHSYASGGHGLNEYFGPPDKLSARVDGRAAETCNVYNMIKLSRRLFSLRPDGAYADFHERALFNHILASIDPTDGRTSYMVPVGRSEQQEYQDMLRDFTCCVGSGMESHALHGLGVYYESSDTVWVNLFVPSTAQCAVAKAQLTMDTNFPDGDSATIRVTVPTPKSFTLAVRRPVWAGDGFAIAVNGVALEQPKLSTLNDPVAGGRAGGIGNESEVVSSGYVSITRTWKSGDTVSVTLPKSLHLEPTADNPQVTAIMWGPLALAGEVGSRIGRTPENAQTTPRTEVPMLVSSSRQPGDFVVPAARSGDFRITGAPRRATDGAVAGDIALTPFYRTHRRRYSLYYDLLTPAEFESRVGEMAAARAAAARLVASTVGLVQVGDVASERDRNYQSDPKDRVVGRAERRTNRAGTGWFSYDLPVSATAPMALVVTYFVEPGLPAPLGNFDVLVDGTSVGHYAPNQAASAFYDAVYDVPAALTAGKGSVTVRLQAVGAGRIVPVYAIRMVVR, via the coding sequence ATGGACTCTCATCGTCGCACATTTCTCAAGGCCTCCGCAGCCACGACGGCGGCCTTCACGCTGAGCCCACTGCTGACCAAGGCCGAGGCAACGGAATCAGCGCCTGACACGTTGGGTCGCCTCAACGAGACTGATACCGCACCGCTCGCCTTCGAGCGGCGTATGGTGCGCGCGCAGCCCGTGCCCCTGGAACGCGTACGCGTAACGGGCGGGCCGCTCAAGCAGGCCCAGGATCTCACCGCGACCTACCTGCTGTCGCTCGAACCCGATCGCATGCTGGCGTACTATCGCGTGCGCGCAGGACTCACGCAGAAGGCGGAACCGTACACCGGCTGGGACGGCGGCGGGCGGAATCTCACCGGGCACATTGCGGGCCATCACCTGTCGGGTGTGTCGCTGATGTACAAAGCCACCGGCGATGCGCGGTTCAGGGAGCGCGCCGACTATATCGTGCGCGAGCTTGACGAAGTGCAGCGCGTGAACGGCGACGGATACGTGGGCGCACTGGAAGGTTTGCGCGAGGCGTTCGCAAAAGTGTCCAAAGGGGAGATCAAGTCGGGCGGCTTCGACCTGAATGGTCTCTGGTCACCGTGGTACACGTTGCACAAGACATACGCCGGATTGCGGGATGCCTACCGTCACACCGGTAGTGCGCTGGCGTTGAAGGTGGAAATCAAGTTCGCCGCGTGGGCTGAACAGGTGCTGGCGCCGCTGACCGAAACGCAAATGCAATCCATGCTCAACACCGAGCATGGCGGGATGAACGAGATCCTCGCCGACCTGTACGCTGACACCGGTGACGCGCGGTGGCTCGCGTTGTCCCGTCGGTTTGAGCATCAGGCATTCACCACACCGCTCAAGCGGCACCAGGACAATCTCTCCGGCAAGCACGGCAACTGCCAGATTCCCAAGCTCATGGGTTCGGCGGCGCGCTACGGCTACACCGGCGACATGGACGATATCGTGGCAGCGTCGTTCTTCTTCGATCGGGTGGCTCGGCATCACAGCTACGCCAGTGGCGGGCACGGGCTCAATGAGTACTTCGGGCCACCCGACAAGCTCAGCGCCCGGGTGGACGGTCGCGCGGCGGAAACGTGCAACGTGTACAACATGATCAAGCTGTCGCGACGACTGTTCTCGCTGCGACCGGACGGTGCCTATGCCGATTTTCACGAGCGGGCGCTGTTCAACCACATCCTCGCGTCCATTGACCCCACCGATGGGCGCACCTCGTACATGGTGCCGGTCGGGCGCAGTGAACAGCAGGAGTATCAGGACATGCTGCGCGACTTCACCTGCTGCGTGGGATCGGGTATGGAAAGCCACGCCCTGCACGGCCTGGGGGTGTACTACGAGTCAAGCGATACCGTGTGGGTGAATCTGTTTGTGCCGTCCACGGCGCAGTGCGCGGTGGCCAAGGCGCAACTCACCATGGACACGAATTTCCCCGATGGCGACTCGGCCACCATTCGGGTCACCGTTCCCACGCCCAAGTCGTTCACGCTGGCAGTGCGTCGCCCTGTCTGGGCAGGCGACGGTTTCGCCATCGCGGTCAATGGCGTCGCGCTGGAACAACCCAAGCTCTCCACTTTGAACGATCCGGTGGCCGGTGGTCGCGCCGGGGGCATCGGCAACGAGTCGGAAGTGGTATCGAGCGGGTATGTCTCCATCACGCGCACCTGGAAGTCGGGCGATACGGTATCGGTGACACTTCCCAAGTCACTGCACCTGGAGCCTACCGCCGACAATCCGCAGGTCACGGCCATCATGTGGGGACCGCTCGCACTGGCTGGCGAAGTGGGTTCACGAATTGGCCGCACGCCGGAGAACGCGCAAACCACACCGCGCACCGAAGTGCCGATGCTCGTGTCGAGTTCCCGGCAGCCCGGTGATTTCGTGGTGCCGGCGGCGCGAAGCGGTGACTTTCGCATTACCGGTGCACCGCGACGGGCGACTGATGGGGCCGTCGCTGGTGACATAGCGCTCACGCCGTTCTACCGCACGCATCGACGCCGTTACTCGCTGTACTACGACCTGCTGACGCCCGCCGAGTTCGAAAGTCGAGTGGGCGAAATGGCGGCAGCGCGCGCGGCGGCGGCGCGACTGGTCGCCAGTACGGTGGGCTTGGTGCAAGTGGGCGACGTCGCGTCGGAGCGCGACCGCAACTACCAGAGCGACCCGAAAGATCGGGTGGTGGGACGCGCCGAGCGTCGCACGAATCGCGCCGGCACCGGATGGTTCTCGTACGACCTGCCGGTGAGTGCGACTGCACCAATGGCGCTTGTGGTTACGTACTTTGTCGAGCCGGGGTTGCCGGCACCGCTCGGGAACTTCGACGTGTTGGTCGACGGCACGAGCGTGGGACACTATGCGCCGAACCAGGCGGCATCGGCTTTCTATGACGCGGTGTACGACGTGCCGGCTGCGCTGACCGCAGGGAAGGGGAGCGTCACTGTTCGGCTGCAGGCTGTGGGCGCGGGGCGTATAGTGCCGGTGTATGCGATCCGCATGGTCGTGCGGTAA
- a CDS encoding sugar ABC transporter ATP-binding protein: protein MSVPRIRFRRVTKRFPGMVALRDVSFDVAPGSCHAICGENGAGKSTLGRILAGLHQPDAGTVEIDGVPVHFASPRDALAAGVAMVHQELAFCDNLTVGDNLSLRSLPQRYGFIRSSALRERALELLEAAGASIDPDRRMASLSVAEQQLVQIAAAVGEGAKVIIFDEPTSSLGDAEAERLYALMQSLRSRGVTQLFVSHRMGEIYRLCDTITVLRDGQHVDTRPATSLSEATLVRQMIGRELGEYFATHGEKPRGPESLRVEHFTSPGHFTDVSFAVHAGEVVGLAGLVGAGRSEIARAIFGLDPSVSGQAYVRGKPVTMRSPRDAMRHGIGLVPEDRKKQGLVLGMRTRENATLPTLSRFARGGWVNRRAEGTSVQTSFARVALRAGPEAPVASLSGGNQQKVVLAKWLTAESDLLILDEPTRGVDVGAKAELHAWIDQRAAEGAAVLLISSELPELLTLSSRILVLREGQLRGELSRAEATQDALLRMMTGLGLTDGGLRGEGLRGEQPKR, encoded by the coding sequence TTGTCCGTCCCTCGCATTCGATTCCGCCGCGTCACCAAGCGGTTTCCCGGCATGGTGGCGTTGCGCGACGTGTCGTTTGACGTCGCGCCGGGATCGTGTCACGCCATTTGCGGTGAGAACGGCGCGGGGAAGAGTACGTTGGGCCGGATCCTGGCCGGCCTGCATCAGCCGGATGCAGGGACGGTGGAGATTGACGGGGTCCCGGTGCATTTCGCCTCGCCGCGCGACGCGCTGGCGGCGGGCGTGGCCATGGTGCATCAGGAACTGGCTTTCTGCGACAACCTGACGGTTGGCGACAACCTGTCGCTCCGATCGTTGCCGCAGCGCTATGGATTCATTCGGTCGAGTGCACTTCGTGAGCGCGCACTGGAACTGCTTGAGGCCGCCGGCGCGTCGATTGATCCCGACCGCCGAATGGCATCGCTCAGCGTCGCCGAGCAGCAACTGGTGCAGATTGCCGCTGCGGTGGGGGAGGGCGCCAAGGTCATCATCTTCGATGAACCGACCAGCAGCCTGGGCGACGCCGAGGCGGAACGCCTGTACGCGCTCATGCAATCGCTCAGGTCTCGCGGCGTGACGCAACTGTTCGTGTCGCACCGCATGGGGGAGATCTACAGGCTGTGCGACACGATCACCGTGTTGCGCGACGGGCAGCACGTGGACACGCGACCAGCCACGTCGCTCAGCGAAGCGACCTTGGTGAGGCAGATGATCGGCCGTGAACTCGGCGAGTACTTTGCCACGCACGGCGAGAAGCCGCGTGGCCCCGAATCGCTGCGTGTCGAGCACTTCACATCACCCGGGCATTTCACCGATGTGTCGTTCGCGGTGCACGCCGGTGAAGTGGTTGGGCTGGCCGGACTCGTGGGCGCGGGACGCTCGGAGATTGCGCGCGCCATCTTTGGCCTCGACCCGTCGGTATCGGGGCAGGCGTATGTGCGAGGCAAGCCGGTGACGATGCGCAGTCCGCGCGACGCGATGCGGCACGGCATTGGCCTCGTTCCCGAGGACCGCAAGAAACAGGGACTCGTGCTTGGCATGCGCACGCGGGAGAACGCCACGCTCCCGACACTCTCGCGTTTCGCGCGTGGCGGCTGGGTGAATCGCCGGGCGGAAGGCACCTCCGTGCAGACCAGCTTTGCACGCGTTGCGTTGCGCGCCGGTCCGGAGGCGCCTGTCGCGTCGCTGTCCGGCGGGAACCAGCAGAAGGTGGTGCTGGCCAAGTGGCTCACCGCGGAAAGCGATCTGCTGATACTCGACGAGCCCACTCGCGGCGTTGATGTCGGCGCGAAAGCCGAATTGCACGCCTGGATTGATCAACGCGCCGCAGAGGGCGCGGCGGTGCTGTTGATTTCCAGCGAGCTGCCGGAGCTGCTTACGCTGTCGTCGCGCATACTGGTGCTTCGCGAGGGACAGTTGCGCGGCGAGTTGTCGCGCGCGGAGGCCACGCAGGATGCGCTGTTGCGGATGATGACTGGATTGGGCTTGACTGATGGAGGTTTGAGGGGAGAGGGCCTTAGGGGGGAGCAACCGAAGCGTTGA
- a CDS encoding substrate-binding domain-containing protein, with amino-acid sequence MRTQSLQSRRSLLLLAGALTLSACGRGSDAAKTTDSAAAKTFTIAMIAKSSTNPVFLSGRQGADAAAAELSKTHGITVKIDWLTPPNEDGAVQSQRIAEAVNSGANAILLSASDASKVQGAVNEAVDRGVPVMTFDSDVPDSKRFSFYGGDDAKMGVQVMEELAKQMGGKGRIAIIAGNQNAPNLQARVKGVRETATKYPGITVVNAFYHAETPQDAAAEVLRIKNAYPDINGFAMIGGWALFTRTLLTDLDPKKIKIVSIDALPAELAYVETGLAPVLFAQPTYSWGYVSVNTIFDHVYLKKDVPAKVQMELVRVSMDNLGEWARQLKTWGFSDVDPKYLALPK; translated from the coding sequence ATGCGTACACAGTCCCTGCAGTCTCGACGCTCCCTCCTACTTCTGGCCGGTGCTCTCACGCTCAGCGCGTGTGGCCGTGGCAGTGACGCCGCCAAGACCACCGACTCGGCGGCCGCCAAGACATTCACGATTGCCATGATCGCCAAGAGCTCCACCAATCCCGTGTTTCTCTCGGGACGTCAAGGCGCCGATGCGGCCGCGGCTGAACTGTCCAAAACGCACGGCATCACGGTGAAGATCGATTGGCTGACGCCGCCAAACGAAGACGGCGCCGTGCAATCACAGCGCATCGCCGAGGCGGTGAACTCCGGAGCCAATGCCATTCTGCTGTCGGCCAGTGACGCGAGCAAAGTGCAGGGAGCCGTGAATGAAGCCGTCGATCGCGGCGTGCCAGTGATGACGTTTGACAGCGATGTGCCGGACTCCAAGCGTTTTTCGTTCTACGGCGGCGATGATGCGAAAATGGGCGTCCAGGTCATGGAGGAGCTGGCAAAGCAGATGGGGGGCAAAGGCCGGATCGCCATTATCGCCGGCAATCAGAACGCGCCGAATCTGCAGGCTCGTGTCAAAGGGGTGCGCGAGACCGCCACAAAGTACCCGGGCATTACCGTCGTCAATGCGTTCTATCATGCCGAAACGCCGCAGGACGCGGCGGCCGAGGTGTTACGCATCAAGAACGCGTATCCCGACATCAACGGGTTTGCGATGATTGGCGGTTGGGCACTGTTCACCCGCACCCTGCTCACCGATCTTGACCCCAAGAAGATCAAGATCGTGTCCATCGACGCGTTGCCCGCCGAGCTGGCCTATGTGGAAACGGGACTGGCGCCCGTGCTGTTTGCCCAGCCCACCTACAGTTGGGGATACGTGTCGGTGAATACCATCTTCGACCACGTCTACCTCAAGAAGGACGTCCCTGCCAAGGTGCAGATGGAGTTGGTCCGGGTGTCCATGGACAACCTGGGCGAATGGGCTCGGCAGCTCAAAACGTGGGGCTTCTCCGACGTCGATCCCAAGTACCTGGCACTCCCAAAGTAA
- a CDS encoding ABC transporter permease, producing the protein MNIAAAPPSLLGQFRGSILRSQQFGLVVVLLLLGTALTMGAGSHIDPQSGEVVNNFLNRYTLIQMATDASAFAIMGVGATLVIIAGGIDLSVGAIYALAGVVMAMVLRALGPMDPSTTVAVGLGTCLLVSIGCGVANGVMVIGLGVHPFIITLGTMWILRGIAFVSSHAESILVPQALTAVAKAPLGLGTALYPVPLLSMLMVTVVGGLYLSRTIWGRHIFAIGGNPEASRYSGLNVPRITLGVFVVSGLLAGAAAFLGAAFYGSATSSDANGYELYVIASAVVGGASLSGGKGSAISAMLGALLIVMMRQGIRTLHLDQNYEWIIIGTALIVAVVLDQRGFKRLSERFSRSA; encoded by the coding sequence GTGAATATCGCTGCTGCGCCACCATCGCTGCTCGGTCAGTTCCGCGGGTCCATTCTGCGCTCACAGCAGTTCGGACTGGTGGTCGTGCTCCTGCTGTTGGGCACTGCCCTCACCATGGGCGCCGGGTCCCACATTGACCCGCAATCGGGCGAGGTGGTGAACAACTTCCTCAATCGCTACACCCTCATCCAGATGGCCACCGACGCGAGCGCGTTCGCCATCATGGGCGTGGGGGCAACACTGGTCATCATAGCCGGCGGCATCGATTTGTCGGTGGGCGCGATTTACGCGCTGGCAGGCGTGGTGATGGCCATGGTCTTGCGCGCCCTCGGGCCCATGGATCCTTCCACCACCGTGGCGGTCGGACTGGGGACCTGTCTCCTCGTCAGTATCGGCTGCGGCGTTGCCAACGGCGTGATGGTCATCGGACTCGGCGTCCATCCATTCATCATCACCCTGGGCACCATGTGGATTTTGCGCGGCATCGCCTTCGTGAGCAGCCACGCCGAGAGCATTCTCGTGCCGCAGGCGCTCACCGCAGTGGCGAAGGCGCCGCTGGGACTCGGCACGGCGTTGTATCCGGTTCCCCTGCTGAGCATGCTGATGGTGACCGTCGTGGGCGGGTTGTATCTCTCCCGCACCATATGGGGCCGACACATCTTCGCGATCGGCGGCAACCCCGAAGCCAGTCGCTACTCCGGCCTGAACGTCCCGCGCATCACCTTGGGCGTGTTTGTGGTTTCGGGACTGCTGGCGGGCGCTGCCGCCTTTCTTGGCGCGGCATTCTACGGCTCGGCCACCTCGTCCGATGCCAACGGGTACGAACTGTATGTCATTGCATCGGCCGTGGTCGGCGGCGCCTCCCTGTCGGGCGGTAAGGGGAGCGCGATCAGTGCCATGCTTGGCGCGCTGCTCATTGTGATGATGCGACAAGGCATTCGTACGTTGCATCTCGACCAGAACTATGAGTGGATCATCATCGGCACCGCGCTGATTGTTGCGGTGGTGCTCGATCAGCGCGGCTTCAAACGGTTGTCCGAGCGGTTTTCCAGGAGTGCATGA